In Bacilli bacterium, one genomic interval encodes:
- a CDS encoding peroxiredoxin encodes MAERLVGKKAPDFTMETALGNGQDFGNVSLSDYKGKWLVLFFYPLDFTFVCPTEITALSDSYAVFKDLDAEILGVSVDSKFSHRAWINTSRDSNGLGKLNFPLASDITKKTASDYGVLIEDEGVALRGLFIIDPEGTVKYQVVNHNDIGRSVDETLRVLQALQSGGLCPVNWKPGEKHLVAK; translated from the coding sequence ATGGCAGAAAGATTGGTCGGCAAAAAGGCGCCCGATTTCACGATGGAAACGGCTCTCGGCAACGGGCAGGACTTCGGGAACGTTTCACTATCCGACTATAAAGGAAAATGGTTGGTATTGTTCTTTTACCCGCTTGATTTTACCTTTGTTTGTCCGACGGAAATTACCGCTTTAAGCGATTCGTACGCGGTATTTAAAGATCTTGACGCCGAAATTCTCGGCGTAAGCGTAGACAGCAAATTTTCGCATCGGGCCTGGATCAATACCTCCCGCGACAGCAACGGATTGGGCAAGTTGAATTTCCCGTTGGCGTCCGACATTACCAAAAAAACCGCTTCCGATTACGGCGTGTTGATTGAAGATGAAGGCGTCGCGCTGCGCGGCTTGTTCATTATTGATCCGGAAGGCACGGTAAAATATCAGGTCGTCAACCACAACGATATCGGCCGCAGCGTCGATGAAACGTTGCGCGTGCTGCAAGCCTTGCAATCAGGCGGCTTGTGTCCGGTAAACTGGAAGCCCGGCGAGAAACATCTCGTCGCAAAATAA